Proteins encoded by one window of Flavobacterium sp. N502540:
- a CDS encoding 30S ribosomal protein S16: MSVKIRLQRHGKKGKPFYWVVAADARSKRDGKYLEKIGTYNPNTNPATIDLNLDSAVKWLHNGAQPTDTARAILSYKGALLKHHLDGGIRKGALTQEQADAKLAAWLEAKAGKVDAKKDGLSKAQADVKAKALKAEQEVNAKRLAAAAQAEADAIAAATAAEATEEVAEVEASTEETATEENNETTEA, from the coding sequence ATGTCAGTAAAAATTAGATTACAAAGACACGGTAAAAAAGGAAAACCTTTTTACTGGGTTGTAGCTGCAGATGCACGCTCAAAAAGAGATGGTAAATACTTAGAGAAAATCGGTACTTACAATCCAAACACAAACCCGGCAACTATCGACTTAAACCTTGATAGTGCAGTTAAATGGTTACACAATGGTGCACAACCAACTGATACTGCTAGAGCAATTCTTTCTTACAAAGGAGCTTTATTGAAACACCACCTTGATGGAGGTATCCGTAAAGGAGCTTTAACTCAAGAGCAAGCTGATGCTAAATTAGCTGCATGGTTAGAAGCTAAAGCTGGAAAAGTTGATGCTAAAAAAGATGGTTTATCAAAAGCGCAAGCTGATGTTAAAGCTAAAGCTTTAAAAGCAGAACAAGAAGTTAATGCTAAACGTTTAGCTGCTGCTGCTCAAGCTGAAGCTGACGCAATTGCTGCTGCTACTGCTGCTGAGGCTACAGAAGAAGTTGCTGAAGTTGAAGCTTCAACTGAAGAAACTGCTACTGAAGAGAATAACGAAACAACTGAAGCATAA
- a CDS encoding RNA recognition motif domain-containing protein, with the protein MNIFVGSLPFSIEEADLRESFEAYGAVDSVKIITDKFTGRSKGFGFVEMPNDSEAQKAIDELNGATVQGRTIVVNKSEPKPEGERRSFNNNRGGDSRGGYGNNRGGNDRGGNRGGY; encoded by the coding sequence ATGAACATTTTTGTTGGAAGCCTTCCATTCAGTATTGAGGAAGCAGATTTAAGAGAGTCTTTCGAGGCTTACGGAGCAGTAGATTCAGTTAAAATTATTACTGATAAATTTACTGGAAGAAGCAAAGGATTTGGTTTCGTTGAGATGCCAAATGACAGCGAGGCTCAAAAAGCAATTGATGAATTGAACGGAGCTACTGTTCAAGGTCGTACAATTGTGGTTAATAAATCTGAACCAAAACCTGAAGGTGAAAGAAGAAGCTTCAATAACAACCGTGGAGGTGATTCTCGCGGAGGTTACGGAAACAACCGTGGTGGAAATGACCGTGGTGGTAACAGAGGAGGATATTAA
- a CDS encoding HlyD family secretion protein — translation MAEDTTFELRSEEVQDILTKVPHWMIRWGTVLIFVIIVMLFFVSWFIKYPDVVTTQIVITTNIPPEKIVSKSSGRIEAILVKDKSIVSKNSTLAVIENTANYKDVFLLKKIVDEYNINDPRRAFPFERLKNTQLGEIESAFAVFQKDYQAEQLNKNLQPFEVENRAQVSEKVQIKDRLEILQQQKVINESELQLQKNEMARFETLFNKGIISAQEMEAKKLGYLQAQKNYRTLLSSISQLKSALITNTKLSQNSQISGTKEEVTLGRNMAQSFYQLKKVIKDWELAYALKSSVSGVVTFLQVWTENQTINIGDNVFSIIPDTKNGFVGKVKAPALNSGKIKVGQMVNIRLANFPDREFGVLKGRIRNISLVPDKDGNLLLDVALPNGLETSYKKQIVFQQEMKGSAEIVTEDLRLIERILYQFKSLFEQV, via the coding sequence ATGGCAGAAGATACTACATTTGAACTAAGAAGTGAAGAAGTTCAGGATATTCTAACCAAAGTACCACATTGGATGATTCGTTGGGGAACCGTTTTGATATTTGTCATTATTGTGATGCTTTTTTTCGTGTCCTGGTTTATCAAATATCCAGACGTTGTTACTACTCAAATTGTAATTACAACCAATATCCCTCCGGAGAAGATCGTTTCGAAATCATCGGGTCGTATTGAGGCAATTTTAGTAAAAGACAAATCGATCGTTTCCAAAAACAGCACACTTGCTGTTATTGAAAATACCGCTAATTACAAAGATGTTTTTTTGTTGAAAAAAATCGTTGACGAATACAATATCAATGATCCCCGGAGAGCCTTTCCTTTCGAACGGTTGAAAAATACTCAGTTAGGAGAGATTGAAAGTGCTTTTGCTGTTTTTCAGAAAGACTACCAGGCAGAACAGCTAAATAAAAATTTACAGCCTTTTGAAGTAGAAAATCGGGCACAGGTTTCCGAAAAAGTTCAGATCAAAGACAGATTGGAGATTTTGCAGCAGCAAAAAGTGATTAATGAAAGTGAATTGCAGCTTCAGAAAAATGAAATGGCGAGATTTGAAACCTTATTCAATAAAGGAATCATCTCTGCTCAGGAAATGGAAGCTAAAAAACTGGGATATCTCCAGGCGCAAAAAAATTATAGAACCCTTTTGTCTTCCATTTCTCAGTTAAAGTCGGCTTTAATTACCAATACTAAATTGAGTCAAAACTCACAAATCAGCGGTACTAAAGAAGAAGTTACTTTAGGAAGAAATATGGCGCAGTCTTTTTATCAGCTTAAAAAAGTAATAAAAGACTGGGAGCTGGCGTATGCTTTAAAATCATCGGTGAGTGGGGTGGTTACTTTTTTGCAGGTTTGGACAGAGAATCAAACTATTAATATTGGGGATAACGTCTTCTCGATTATTCCGGATACCAAAAATGGTTTTGTAGGTAAGGTAAAGGCACCGGCATTGAATTCAGGGAAAATAAAAGTTGGTCAGATGGTGAACATCAGATTAGCGAATTTTCCCGACAGAGAATTTGGAGTGTTAAAAGGAAGAATTCGAAATATTTCTCTGGTTCCGGATAAAGATGGAAATTTGCTATTGGATGTAGCACTTCCAAACGGATTGGAAACGTCCTATAAAAAGCAAATTGTTTTTCAGCAGGAAATGAAAGGAAGCGCCGAGATTGTGACCGAAGATTTACGTTTAATCGAGAGAATTCTATATCAGTTTAAGAGTCTTTTTGAGCAGGTTTAA
- a CDS encoding peptidase domain-containing ABC transporter produces the protein MKKFTNYKQADYKDCGPTCLKIIAKHYGKTINIQELRDISETTREGSNLLFLSDAAEKIGFRTLGVKLNLERLEEAPLPCILHWNKNHYVVLYKIKKHTYYISDPAFGLIEYNKADFIKFWIGNNADESTQEGIALLIEATPKFFQSDFDKEDNRGLGFGLLAQYVLRYRSFLLQLSIGLLASSLLQLIFPFLTQSIVDVGIQNQNIHFIYLILFAQLFLFAGRTGLELIRSWILLHLSTRINISLISDFFIKLMNLPISFFDVRMTGDIMQRINDHRRIERILTTSSLNVLFSVINMFVMGGVLAYFNLKIFLVFFAGSLLYFGWITLFLKRREVLDYKRFAEVSSEQNKVMELINGMQEIKLHNAEKQKRWGWEYIQARLFRVSIKGLVLEQTQTIGSSVINELKNIFIIFLSAKLVIDGSITLGMMLAISSIVGSLNGPITQLIEFVRELQDAKISLARLSEIHEKEDETQQEAYQTSDVPFDSDIDINNLSYRYLGSDIPVLEDLTLKIPANKVTAIVGVSGSGKTTLMKLLLKFYEPEKGEINIGNAQLKNISQKAWRSNIGAVMQEGFIFSDTIANNIAIGVDKVDKERLVYAADVANIKEYISGLPLGYNTKIGAEGLGMSTGQKQRLLIARAVYKNPEVLFFDEATSALDANNEKEIMQKLDVFFKDKTVVVIAHRLSTVMNADQIVVLDKGKIIEIGSHSVLVEQKGNYFELVKNQLQLGN, from the coding sequence TTGAAAAAATTCACCAATTATAAACAGGCCGATTATAAAGATTGTGGGCCGACGTGTTTAAAAATAATAGCAAAACATTACGGTAAAACAATCAACATTCAGGAGTTGAGAGACATCAGTGAAACAACTCGTGAAGGTAGTAATTTGCTTTTTTTGAGTGATGCGGCCGAGAAAATCGGTTTTAGAACTTTAGGTGTAAAATTAAATCTGGAAAGACTAGAAGAGGCTCCGCTTCCGTGCATCTTGCACTGGAACAAAAATCATTATGTAGTACTTTACAAAATTAAAAAACACACCTACTATATTTCGGATCCTGCCTTTGGTTTGATTGAATACAACAAAGCGGATTTTATTAAATTCTGGATCGGAAACAATGCAGACGAATCTACTCAGGAAGGAATAGCATTATTGATTGAAGCGACTCCTAAATTCTTTCAATCTGATTTTGATAAAGAAGACAATCGCGGACTCGGATTTGGGTTGTTGGCACAATACGTGCTTCGGTACAGGTCGTTTCTATTGCAGTTAAGTATAGGGTTACTGGCCAGTAGTTTATTGCAACTTATTTTTCCGTTTTTAACCCAAAGTATCGTAGATGTCGGGATTCAAAATCAGAACATTCATTTTATTTATCTGATTCTTTTTGCTCAATTGTTTCTTTTTGCCGGAAGGACAGGTCTGGAACTTATCAGAAGCTGGATTTTATTACATCTTTCTACCCGAATAAACATTTCTCTTATTTCGGATTTCTTTATTAAACTAATGAATCTGCCCATTTCGTTTTTCGATGTGCGAATGACTGGTGACATCATGCAGCGTATTAATGACCATCGCAGAATTGAGCGAATTTTGACAACATCATCTTTGAATGTCTTATTTTCTGTGATCAATATGTTTGTGATGGGAGGTGTTCTGGCTTATTTTAATCTGAAGATCTTTCTGGTGTTTTTTGCAGGCAGCCTGCTTTATTTTGGATGGATTACTTTATTTTTAAAAAGAAGAGAAGTACTGGATTACAAACGTTTTGCAGAGGTTTCCAGTGAGCAAAACAAAGTGATGGAGCTGATCAACGGAATGCAGGAAATAAAGCTGCACAACGCCGAAAAACAAAAGCGCTGGGGATGGGAATATATACAGGCCAGACTTTTTAGAGTTTCAATAAAAGGGCTTGTTTTAGAGCAGACACAAACTATAGGTTCTTCTGTAATCAATGAATTAAAAAATATCTTTATTATATTCCTATCGGCAAAACTGGTAATCGACGGTTCCATTACACTTGGGATGATGCTGGCAATTAGCTCGATAGTAGGAAGTTTAAATGGACCAATTACGCAGCTTATAGAATTCGTCAGGGAGCTTCAGGATGCCAAAATATCATTGGCCAGATTGTCTGAAATTCATGAGAAAGAAGACGAAACACAGCAAGAAGCCTATCAGACGAGTGATGTCCCTTTTGATTCGGATATTGATATTAATAACCTTTCCTATCGATATTTGGGTTCTGATATTCCCGTTCTGGAGGATTTAACGCTGAAAATTCCCGCTAACAAAGTAACGGCAATAGTAGGAGTCAGCGGAAGTGGAAAAACAACTTTAATGAAGCTCTTGTTGAAATTCTATGAGCCTGAAAAAGGGGAGATAAACATTGGAAATGCGCAATTGAAAAATATTTCGCAAAAAGCATGGAGATCCAATATCGGCGCTGTTATGCAGGAAGGGTTTATTTTTAGTGATACCATTGCTAACAATATCGCAATCGGAGTTGATAAAGTGGATAAAGAACGTTTGGTCTATGCTGCTGACGTAGCCAATATAAAAGAATACATTTCAGGTTTACCGTTAGGATACAATACCAAAATTGGTGCTGAAGGACTTGGGATGAGTACCGGACAAAAACAGCGTTTGTTAATTGCAAGGGCGGTGTATAAAAACCCGGAAGTTTTGTTTTTTGACGAAGCGACATCGGCATTGGACGCGAATAATGAAAAAGAAATCATGCAAAAACTGGATGTTTTCTTTAAAGATAAAACAGTTGTGGTGATCGCCCATCGTTTAAGTACTGTGATGAATGCAGATCAAATTGTGGTTTTAGACAAAGGAAAAATCATCGAAATTGGCAGTCATTCTGTATTGGTAGAGCAAAAAGGGAATTATTTTGAACTGGTTAAGAATCAATTACAATTAGGAAATTAA
- a CDS encoding vitamin K epoxide reductase family protein codes for MLKLVQKFLQINKYSEIKNEFKDLFLSHPNYPSLFAITDSLDLLSVENAAIRVPKEQIVDLPSNFLAYFKEELILVEKAKNFVRINTMKKGSQKMAYEKFLLDWNGVIVAIEPNNVIARENLKVEFSWLKYGLPLLLVVGLSFFYNTYSLFSFVFLTTSILGFIVSVFIVQEKMGFKNSIVSKLCNLSSNSSCSSVINNKEGNESKWISFPDLPLMFFGASLIAILVKPLESSIFIGFLSLLAIPVIVSSIWIQKFEIQRWCVMCLVVSSLIFAQSAIWFASDLFTLSFNFSEIFPFLFSLALLVPIWAVLKTIIKNILGTENSLKEMKKFKRNYSLLNFLSKKVPHINGLDDLRGLNFGNRNAAVKLSVIISPSCGHCHKTFQEAFDLVLRFPDRVHLNVLFNVNPENVENPYKAVVERLLTINRSAPGKTVEAISDWHIKSMSLKKWLKKWPVDSVNMMVTQEINKQYEWCSKNDFNYTPVKIVNDKVFPAEYELGELKYFLNDYIEEKEEVVLEKTA; via the coding sequence ATGTTAAAACTTGTCCAAAAATTTCTACAAATAAACAAGTACTCGGAGATTAAAAATGAGTTTAAAGATTTGTTTCTTTCTCATCCAAATTATCCTAGTTTGTTTGCGATAACAGATTCTCTGGATTTACTGTCTGTAGAGAATGCTGCGATAAGAGTTCCGAAAGAGCAAATAGTAGATTTGCCTTCAAATTTTTTGGCTTATTTCAAAGAAGAGTTAATATTAGTGGAAAAGGCAAAGAATTTTGTTCGAATCAATACGATGAAAAAAGGAAGTCAGAAAATGGCTTATGAAAAGTTTTTGTTAGACTGGAATGGGGTTATAGTTGCAATTGAACCTAACAATGTAATTGCAAGAGAGAATTTAAAAGTTGAATTCAGCTGGTTGAAATATGGTTTGCCACTTTTATTGGTAGTTGGATTATCTTTTTTTTATAATACGTACAGTTTATTCAGTTTCGTTTTTTTAACGACATCAATTTTAGGATTCATTGTGAGTGTTTTTATTGTTCAGGAAAAAATGGGATTTAAGAATAGTATTGTTTCAAAACTTTGCAATCTTAGTTCAAACTCTTCCTGTAGTTCTGTAATCAATAACAAAGAGGGTAATGAGAGTAAGTGGATTAGCTTTCCTGACTTGCCATTAATGTTTTTTGGAGCCAGTTTGATTGCAATTTTGGTAAAACCACTGGAGTCTTCAATTTTCATAGGTTTTTTAAGCTTATTGGCGATACCGGTTATTGTGTCTTCAATTTGGATCCAAAAATTTGAAATTCAAAGATGGTGTGTAATGTGTTTGGTGGTGTCTTCTTTGATTTTTGCACAGAGTGCTATATGGTTTGCATCCGATTTGTTTACATTGAGTTTCAATTTTTCCGAAATTTTTCCATTCTTGTTCTCACTGGCACTCCTTGTTCCTATTTGGGCAGTTTTGAAAACAATTATAAAAAACATCTTAGGTACCGAAAATTCGCTTAAAGAGATGAAAAAGTTTAAAAGAAATTATTCTTTATTAAACTTCCTATCGAAAAAAGTACCTCATATAAATGGACTTGATGATTTAAGAGGATTGAATTTCGGGAATAGAAATGCAGCTGTAAAGTTATCAGTAATCATCAGCCCTAGCTGTGGACATTGTCATAAAACATTTCAGGAAGCATTTGATTTAGTTTTAAGGTTCCCGGATAGAGTACATTTAAATGTATTATTCAACGTAAATCCTGAGAATGTGGAAAATCCATATAAAGCAGTAGTTGAGAGACTTTTGACCATAAACAGATCCGCACCAGGAAAAACGGTTGAGGCTATTTCAGACTGGCACATTAAAAGTATGAGCCTTAAAAAATGGTTGAAAAAATGGCCTGTTGATTCTGTAAATATGATGGTAACTCAGGAAATAAATAAACAATATGAATGGTGTTCTAAAAATGATTTTAATTATACACCGGTTAAAATTGTAAATGATAAAGTTTTTCCGGCTGAGTATGAATTAGGAGAACTAAAATACTTTTTAAACGATTATATCGAGGAGAAAGAAGAAGTTGTTTTGGAAAAAACAGCATAA
- the leuB gene encoding 3-isopropylmalate dehydrogenase, protein MKLNIALLAGDGIGPEVINEAVKVSDAIAKKFNHEITWTPALTGACAIDAVGVPYPDETHEICMKADAVLFGAIGHPKYDNDPSAPVRPEQGLLLMRKKLGLFANVRPTFTFPSLIDNSPLKRERIEGTDLVFLRELTGGIYFGEKGRKDNGDTAFDNCVYTRAEVQRLAKKGFELAMTRSKKLCCVDKANVLETSRLWRETVQAMEKDYPEVTVSYEFVDAVAMRLVQWPNSYDVLITENLFGDILTDEASVISGSMGLMPSASVGEHTSLYEPIHGSYPQATGLNIANPLATILSAAMMFEDAFGLKGEAEAIRAVVNQSLEQGIVTEDLAPKGTKAYKTSEVGDWLVANL, encoded by the coding sequence ATGAAATTAAACATAGCCCTTTTAGCAGGAGACGGAATTGGCCCTGAGGTAATAAACGAAGCGGTAAAAGTATCTGATGCTATTGCAAAAAAATTCAATCACGAAATAACATGGACACCAGCTTTAACCGGAGCATGCGCAATTGACGCTGTTGGAGTTCCTTATCCTGATGAAACTCACGAAATATGCATGAAAGCCGATGCTGTTTTATTTGGAGCAATCGGTCATCCAAAATATGATAATGATCCAAGTGCACCGGTACGTCCGGAACAGGGTTTATTACTCATGCGTAAAAAATTAGGATTGTTTGCGAATGTACGTCCGACCTTCACTTTTCCATCCTTAATTGACAACTCTCCTTTAAAAAGAGAAAGAATTGAAGGTACTGATCTGGTTTTTTTAAGAGAATTGACAGGAGGGATTTACTTTGGGGAAAAAGGAAGAAAAGATAATGGCGACACAGCATTCGACAATTGTGTTTACACCAGAGCTGAAGTACAGCGACTGGCAAAAAAAGGCTTTGAATTGGCAATGACCCGCAGCAAAAAATTATGCTGTGTTGACAAGGCGAACGTTCTGGAGACTTCGCGTTTATGGAGAGAAACGGTACAAGCTATGGAAAAAGACTATCCGGAAGTTACTGTATCTTACGAGTTTGTGGATGCCGTTGCCATGAGATTGGTTCAATGGCCTAATTCTTACGACGTTCTGATTACCGAGAATTTATTTGGAGATATTTTAACTGATGAAGCTTCTGTAATCTCAGGCTCGATGGGATTAATGCCATCTGCTTCTGTTGGAGAACACACTTCTCTTTACGAACCAATTCATGGATCTTACCCACAGGCTACAGGATTGAATATCGCAAATCCGCTGGCTACTATTTTATCAGCTGCCATGATGTTTGAAGATGCTTTTGGATTAAAAGGCGAAGCCGAAGCAATTAGAGCAGTGGTAAACCAATCCTTAGAACAGGGAATTGTTACCGAGGATCTGGCTCCAAAAGGCACTAAAGCTTATAAAACCAGTGAAGTTGGAGACTGGCTTGTCGCTAACTTATAG
- the rimM gene encoding ribosome maturation factor RimM (Essential for efficient processing of 16S rRNA), whose translation MRKEECFYLGKIAKKFSFKGEVLAYLDTDEPELYENLESVFVECNKHLVPFFIETSSLHKNDFLRIRFEDVNTEEDADALIGNAIYLPLTMLPKLSGNKFYFHEVIGFEIEDQRLGVFGKIAAVNDTTAQPLFEVLNGEVEMLIPMIDQFLVKIDRENKKVIMNLPEGLVEMYL comes from the coding sequence ATGCGTAAAGAAGAATGTTTTTATTTAGGTAAAATCGCTAAAAAATTTAGTTTCAAAGGTGAAGTTCTGGCTTATTTAGACACGGACGAACCTGAGTTATACGAAAATCTGGAATCAGTGTTTGTTGAATGCAACAAACACTTGGTTCCTTTTTTTATTGAAACAAGTTCTTTACACAAAAACGATTTTCTTAGAATTCGTTTTGAAGATGTAAACACAGAAGAAGATGCTGATGCCCTTATTGGCAATGCCATTTATCTTCCTTTAACGATGTTGCCAAAACTTTCCGGCAACAAATTTTATTTCCACGAAGTAATCGGTTTTGAAATCGAAGACCAGCGTTTAGGTGTTTTTGGAAAAATAGCTGCTGTAAACGATACAACAGCACAACCTCTTTTTGAAGTTTTAAATGGTGAAGTCGAAATGTTAATTCCAATGATCGACCAATTCCTTGTAAAAATAGACCGTGAAAATAAAAAGGTTATCATGAATCTTCCCGAAGGTTTGGTAGAGATGTACCTTTAA
- a CDS encoding membrane lipoprotein lipid attachment site-containing protein, which yields MKKIISLVLLLFIVSACSEDIKFNNPAFQSLKENVFWRATTYKAYSSVSGGIVIEGDLGFEKVVLKVPNTGVQTYALGRDNITTANYTNTQSSQSYRFSTGTDRGDGQIVITEFNAENKTISGTFKFNALNEDQKDTEKPKISFTEGVFYKIPISATFEN from the coding sequence ATGAAAAAAATAATTTCTTTAGTATTACTGCTTTTTATTGTTTCTGCCTGTTCTGAAGATATAAAATTTAATAATCCGGCCTTCCAAAGTTTAAAAGAAAACGTGTTTTGGCGCGCTACAACCTATAAGGCTTATAGCTCTGTGAGCGGCGGTATTGTTATTGAAGGTGATTTGGGATTTGAGAAAGTAGTTTTAAAAGTTCCGAATACGGGAGTGCAGACTTATGCTCTTGGTCGTGATAATATCACGACAGCAAATTACACTAATACACAGTCGTCGCAATCCTACCGTTTTTCTACCGGTACAGATAGAGGGGATGGGCAAATCGTGATTACTGAGTTTAATGCAGAGAATAAAACAATTTCAGGAACCTTTAAGTTTAACGCTCTGAACGAGGATCAAAAGGATACTGAAAAGCCAAAAATTAGTTTTACCGAGGGTGTTTTTTACAAAATTCCAATTTCGGCAACATTTGAGAATTAG
- a CDS encoding rSAM-modified peptide, whose translation MANRAQKFEDFQSEKLSKKEQKTVQGGDENNIPGDPIRGNGKGSN comes from the coding sequence ATGGCAAATCGAGCACAAAAATTCGAAGATTTTCAATCTGAAAAACTGTCAAAAAAAGAGCAAAAAACTGTTCAGGGTGGTGACGAAAATAATATTCCAGGCGACCCAATCAGAGGAAACGGAAAAGGATCTAATTAA
- a CDS encoding tRNA1(Val) (adenine(37)-N6)-methyltransferase — protein sequence MFQFKQFSVLQDKTAMKVGTDGVLLGAWAPINHNPFSVLDIGAGTGIIALMLAQRTNAEQIDALEIDEDAYEQAVENFENSPWGDRLFCFHAGLDEFIEEPEDEYDLIVSNPPFYAEDYKSENEQRDLARFQDAMPFEELVEAADLLLSENGILAIILPFKEEEKFIALAKESELYPVKITRVKGTPTAVVKRSLLAFSRNETPQPEVDELTIEIDRHVYTPEYIELTKDFYLKF from the coding sequence ATGTTTCAATTCAAACAATTTTCAGTTCTACAAGACAAAACCGCTATGAAAGTTGGCACTGATGGTGTTTTACTGGGCGCTTGGGCACCTATAAATCATAATCCATTTAGTGTTTTAGACATTGGCGCCGGAACCGGCATTATTGCTTTAATGCTGGCACAAAGAACAAATGCAGAACAAATTGACGCGCTTGAAATTGACGAGGATGCTTATGAACAAGCCGTAGAAAATTTTGAAAACTCGCCCTGGGGAGACCGTCTATTTTGTTTTCATGCAGGTTTAGATGAATTTATAGAAGAACCGGAAGACGAATATGATCTGATTGTTTCGAATCCACCCTTTTATGCTGAAGATTATAAAAGCGAAAACGAACAACGTGATTTAGCGCGCTTTCAGGACGCAATGCCTTTTGAAGAATTAGTTGAAGCAGCGGATTTACTTTTATCTGAAAATGGAATACTTGCCATAATTCTTCCTTTTAAAGAAGAAGAAAAATTTATTGCCTTAGCCAAAGAATCCGAATTATACCCTGTCAAAATTACACGGGTAAAAGGCACTCCTACAGCTGTTGTAAAGCGTAGTCTTTTGGCTTTTAGCCGTAACGAAACTCCACAACCTGAAGTTGATGAATTAACAATAGAAATTGACCGACACGTTTATACTCCTGAGTATATCGAGCTTACTAAAGATTTTTATTTAAAATTTTAA